A section of the Oncorhynchus gorbuscha isolate QuinsamMale2020 ecotype Even-year linkage group LG04, OgorEven_v1.0, whole genome shotgun sequence genome encodes:
- the LOC124034531 gene encoding glutaredoxin-1-like yields CGSLNSNTAQEFVTARIKGDKVVVFLKPSCPYCVMAKYVLSKYGFKSGHLEFIDITGRDDMNEIQDYLNKITGERTVPRVFVGKKCVGGGSDVKALDKSGKLEGMLKSIGLLQ; encoded by the exons TGCGGCTCTCTAAATAGCAACACGGCTCAGGAATTCGTTACGGCCAGAATTAAAGGGGACAAAGTAGTCGTGTTTCTAAAACCGTCATGCCCATATTGCGTAATGGCAAAATATGTTTTGTCAAAGTATGGATTCAAATCTGGACACTTGGAATTCATCGACATCACTGGACGAGATGATATGAATGAAATCCAGGATTACCTAAATAAAATCACAGGTGAACGAACA gtgccACGGGTGTTCGTCGGTAAGAAGTGTGTTGGTGGGGGCAGTGACGTTAAAGCGCTGGATAAGAGTGGGAAACTGGAGGGAATGCTTAAATCAATCGGATTGCTGCAATGA